Proteins from one Planctomyces sp. SH-PL62 genomic window:
- the topA gene encoding type I DNA topoisomerase, producing the protein MPPKSSPNSTPEDGDSPKPKAAKTPKAPKASSAKDAKPATPKAPKAPKAAKTPKAPKAAAAKGTRAKSSTASLGVPGSGPSLVIVESPKKAKSINKFLGSRYIVKASMGHVRDLPKRKLGLDVANGYAPSYEVVPTKKDTIGELRRDAARAEIIYLATDPDREGEAIAWHLQHALELPDDRVRRVTFHEITERAVRDAFTKVGPINMDMVNAQQARRFLDRFVGYQLSPLLWKKVARNLSAGRVQSVATRLIVDREREIRAFVQEEFWRITANVSPAGSTKEDERFDAQLAEYEGKKFEAKTEADAQRVRDVLASAPYVVSKVDEAEKLDRPDAPFKTSTLQQQAAIRLRFSGKKTMKLAQELYEGIDVDGSGPTGLITYMRTDSLRVSEEAVASVRDLIKDRYGDRYLPAKANRYAAGKNAQEAHEAVRPTDLALTPERVRDRLGHDQHRLYQMIYNRFVASQMTPAVFTVTDVVIEAGPGLFKAQGKILRFDGHRRLWASSGKQEDALLPPINVGQSLDLQALEATQHFTQPPPRYSEATLIKALEKENIGRPSTYAPIIQTIQDRKYVEHKDRRFFATELGMVVTDVLVKHFPKILDLKFTARMEDELDEVATAKEDMIKVLDEFYHPFQEALKAAETQMERVQIATDEVCHVCGAPMVMKFGRTGEFLGCSKYPDCKATRPIGGQPRAEAVESGHDCPKCGKPLLIRENKKGEKFLSCSAYPECKESFDIGADGNPVPKLVETEHKCEKCGKPMALRNGRRGPFLGCTGYPKCRNIVAVDAEGNPLPTLKIDLKCEKCGKPLAVRQGKRGAFLGCTGYPKCRNAVPVPDELKDEVAKMAPPPPAATGPDLKSIPIEETCDDCGGPMIPRKGRRGYFLGCAKYPKCKGTKEPSAETLEKINTALASAEAAASAEAAEVAE; encoded by the coding sequence CGGCCGCCGCCAAGGGGACGCGGGCGAAGTCGTCGACCGCGAGCCTGGGCGTCCCCGGCAGCGGCCCGTCGCTGGTGATCGTCGAGAGCCCGAAGAAGGCCAAGTCGATAAACAAGTTCCTGGGCTCCCGCTACATCGTGAAGGCGAGCATGGGCCACGTCCGCGACCTCCCCAAGCGCAAGCTGGGGCTGGACGTGGCCAACGGCTACGCCCCGTCCTACGAGGTGGTCCCGACCAAGAAAGACACGATCGGCGAGCTGCGGCGGGACGCCGCGCGGGCCGAGATCATCTATCTGGCGACCGACCCCGACCGCGAGGGGGAGGCCATCGCCTGGCACCTCCAGCACGCGCTGGAGCTGCCCGACGATCGGGTCCGCCGCGTCACCTTCCATGAGATCACCGAGCGGGCCGTGCGGGACGCCTTCACCAAGGTCGGCCCGATCAACATGGACATGGTCAACGCCCAGCAGGCCCGGCGGTTCCTCGACCGGTTCGTGGGCTACCAGCTCAGCCCGCTGCTCTGGAAGAAGGTGGCCCGCAACCTGAGCGCCGGGCGGGTCCAGTCGGTCGCCACCCGGCTGATCGTCGACCGCGAGCGGGAGATCCGGGCGTTCGTCCAGGAGGAGTTCTGGCGGATCACCGCCAACGTCTCCCCCGCCGGCTCGACCAAGGAAGACGAGCGGTTCGACGCCCAGCTCGCCGAGTACGAGGGGAAGAAGTTCGAGGCCAAGACCGAGGCCGACGCCCAGCGGGTCCGCGACGTCCTGGCGTCGGCGCCCTACGTCGTCTCCAAGGTCGACGAGGCCGAGAAGCTCGACCGGCCCGACGCCCCGTTCAAGACGAGCACGCTCCAGCAGCAGGCCGCGATCCGGCTCCGCTTCTCGGGCAAGAAGACGATGAAGCTGGCCCAGGAGCTGTACGAGGGCATCGACGTCGACGGGTCGGGGCCGACGGGGCTCATCACCTACATGCGTACCGACAGCCTGCGGGTGTCGGAGGAGGCCGTCGCCAGCGTCCGCGACCTGATCAAGGACCGCTACGGGGACCGCTACCTCCCCGCCAAGGCCAACCGCTACGCCGCCGGCAAGAACGCCCAGGAGGCCCACGAGGCCGTCCGCCCGACCGACCTGGCGCTCACCCCGGAGCGGGTCCGCGACCGCCTGGGCCACGACCAGCACCGGCTCTACCAGATGATCTACAACCGGTTCGTCGCCAGCCAGATGACGCCGGCCGTCTTCACCGTGACCGACGTCGTCATCGAGGCCGGGCCGGGGCTGTTCAAGGCCCAGGGGAAGATCCTCCGGTTCGACGGCCATCGCAGGCTCTGGGCCTCGTCCGGCAAGCAGGAAGACGCCCTCCTGCCGCCGATCAACGTCGGCCAGAGCCTGGACCTCCAGGCCCTGGAAGCCACCCAGCACTTCACCCAGCCGCCGCCGAGGTACAGCGAAGCCACGCTGATCAAGGCGCTCGAAAAGGAGAACATCGGCCGGCCGTCCACCTACGCGCCGATCATCCAGACCATCCAGGACCGCAAGTACGTCGAGCACAAGGACCGGCGGTTCTTCGCGACCGAGCTGGGCATGGTCGTCACGGACGTCCTGGTCAAGCACTTCCCCAAGATCCTGGACCTGAAGTTCACGGCCCGGATGGAGGACGAGCTCGACGAGGTCGCCACCGCCAAGGAGGACATGATCAAGGTCCTCGACGAGTTCTACCACCCGTTCCAGGAGGCCCTCAAGGCGGCCGAGACCCAGATGGAACGGGTGCAGATCGCCACCGACGAGGTCTGCCACGTCTGCGGCGCGCCGATGGTCATGAAGTTCGGCCGGACCGGCGAGTTCCTGGGCTGCTCGAAATACCCCGACTGCAAGGCGACCCGGCCGATCGGCGGCCAGCCCCGCGCCGAGGCCGTCGAGAGCGGCCACGACTGCCCCAAGTGCGGCAAGCCGCTCTTGATCCGCGAGAACAAGAAGGGGGAGAAGTTCCTCTCCTGCTCGGCCTACCCCGAGTGCAAGGAGTCGTTCGACATCGGGGCCGACGGGAACCCCGTCCCCAAGCTCGTGGAGACCGAGCACAAGTGCGAGAAGTGCGGCAAGCCGATGGCCCTGCGGAACGGCCGCCGCGGCCCGTTCCTGGGCTGCACCGGCTACCCCAAGTGCCGCAACATCGTGGCCGTCGACGCCGAGGGGAACCCCCTGCCGACCCTCAAGATCGACCTCAAGTGCGAGAAGTGCGGAAAGCCCCTGGCCGTCCGCCAGGGCAAGCGCGGGGCGTTCCTGGGCTGCACCGGCTACCCCAAGTGCCGCAACGCCGTCCCCGTCCCGGACGAGCTCAAGGACGAGGTCGCCAAGATGGCCCCGCCCCCGCCGGCCGCCACCGGGCCCGACCTCAAGTCGATCCCGATCGAGGAGACCTGCGACGACTGCGGCGGGCCGATGATCCCCCGCAAGGGCCGCCGGGGCTACTTCCTCGGCTGCGCCAAGTATCCCAAGTGCAAGGGGACCAAGGAGCCCAGCGCCGAGACCCTGGAGAAGATCAACACCGCGCTCGCCTCGGCCGAGGCCGCCGCGTCAGCCGAAGCGGCCGAGGTCGCCGAATGA
- the acpS gene encoding holo-ACP synthase produces the protein MEIIGIGTDIVECPRIGGMIERHGELFLRRIYTDREIRACQARRRPIEHFAARWAAKEAVFKALGTGPSEGVAWTDVEIRGEARGSCRVLVAGAAKDVARRRGVGDVLVSMAHCRTYATAYATAVARPDPTPPAEGPGA, from the coding sequence ATGGAGATCATCGGGATCGGGACGGACATCGTCGAATGCCCCCGGATCGGCGGCATGATCGAGCGGCACGGCGAGCTTTTCCTGCGGCGGATCTACACCGACCGGGAGATCCGCGCCTGCCAGGCGCGACGGCGGCCGATCGAGCATTTCGCGGCCCGGTGGGCGGCCAAGGAGGCCGTCTTCAAGGCCCTGGGGACGGGGCCGTCGGAGGGGGTCGCCTGGACGGACGTGGAGATCCGCGGCGAGGCCCGGGGCTCCTGCCGGGTCCTGGTCGCCGGCGCGGCGAAGGACGTCGCTCGGCGGCGGGGGGTGGGGGACGTCCTGGTCTCGATGGCCCACTGCCGGACTTACGCCACCGCCTACGCGACGGCGGTCGCCCGGCCGGACCCCACGCCCCCGGCGGAAGGCCCGGGGGCGTAG
- a CDS encoding ATP-dependent helicase, whose translation MDLLADLTPPQREAVTHVNGPLLVLAGAGSGKTRVITRRVAHLLREGIPARNILALTFTNKAAGEMRERIEAIVPDAKVWVGTFHGFCARLLRSYGSLVGLDSSFTIYDQADRLRAVRDVLDAMGVEEPPITPEKIESAISRAKNDLATPKSLAYRARDDRDRLVAKVYAGYEEKLRAASAVDFDDLLVHVVKILKEHKDVRAELDARYRYVLVDEYQDTNMAQYAIVRALSVDHPNLCVTGDPDQSIYGWRGANLSNILEFEKDYDSVQVVKLEHNYRSTKTILAVADHLIQYNVNRKPKALITENPSGEPVQLTVYARETEEAEGVAGRIAGLVREGAYNFSDVAVFCRITALTRTFEQAFRSARIPYQIVGGVSFYERQEVKDVVSYLNLINNPKDDIALSRVVNVPPRGLGKTSFEHLIGFARQHGLTLLDAARRAREVPGLKEKAIRSFTDFVTLFDELAGLRDHPAEVVILQTMEKTGYRQHLKDESRGEGEDRLANLEELISAAREFDLEHAGATIQDFLAEITLASPVDRWDQQTGAVTLMTLHAAKGLEFPVVFIIGLEEGILPHSRAFDNPHELEEERRLFFVGITRARKELYISRCRIRTFRGQQQATAQSQFLTELPEDYLTYDDRSGVSTGDSRWSRSSYDSRSSYAPRRPQTPPGPPPQPRVRVRARPRPRSDSPPPPSSAAGPRRSPRPATSTPSAPGRRSCTPSTGWDGSWLSTGRAPTARGGSPSRWGGRERSCWPSRR comes from the coding sequence ATGGATCTGCTCGCCGACCTCACGCCGCCCCAGCGCGAAGCCGTGACCCACGTCAACGGCCCCCTCCTCGTCCTGGCGGGCGCGGGCTCCGGGAAGACCCGAGTCATCACCCGACGCGTCGCCCACCTGCTCCGCGAGGGGATCCCGGCGCGGAACATCCTGGCCCTGACCTTCACCAACAAGGCCGCCGGCGAGATGCGGGAGCGGATCGAGGCCATCGTCCCCGACGCGAAGGTCTGGGTCGGCACCTTCCACGGCTTCTGCGCCCGGCTCCTCCGCAGCTACGGCTCGCTCGTGGGCCTGGACTCGTCGTTCACCATCTACGACCAGGCCGACCGCCTCCGGGCCGTCCGCGACGTCCTCGACGCGATGGGCGTCGAGGAGCCGCCGATCACCCCCGAGAAGATCGAGTCGGCCATCAGCCGGGCCAAGAACGACCTGGCCACCCCCAAGTCGCTCGCCTACCGGGCGCGAGACGACCGCGACCGCCTCGTCGCCAAGGTCTACGCCGGCTACGAGGAGAAGCTCCGGGCGGCCTCGGCCGTCGACTTCGACGACCTCCTCGTCCACGTCGTCAAGATCCTCAAGGAGCACAAGGACGTCCGCGCCGAGCTCGACGCCCGCTACCGCTACGTCCTGGTCGACGAGTACCAGGACACCAACATGGCCCAGTACGCCATCGTCCGGGCCCTCTCGGTCGACCACCCCAACCTCTGCGTCACCGGCGACCCCGACCAGTCGATCTACGGCTGGCGCGGGGCCAACCTCTCGAACATCCTCGAATTCGAGAAGGACTACGACTCCGTCCAGGTGGTCAAGCTCGAACACAACTACCGCAGCACCAAGACCATCCTCGCGGTCGCCGACCACCTGATCCAGTACAACGTCAACCGCAAGCCGAAGGCCCTGATCACCGAGAACCCGAGCGGCGAGCCCGTCCAGCTCACCGTCTACGCCCGCGAGACCGAGGAGGCCGAAGGGGTCGCGGGCCGGATCGCCGGCCTCGTCCGCGAAGGGGCCTACAACTTCTCCGACGTCGCCGTCTTCTGCCGGATCACCGCCCTGACCCGGACGTTCGAGCAGGCCTTCCGATCCGCCCGGATCCCCTACCAGATCGTCGGCGGGGTCTCGTTCTACGAGCGGCAGGAAGTCAAGGACGTCGTCTCGTACCTCAACCTGATCAACAATCCCAAGGACGACATCGCCCTCAGCCGCGTCGTCAACGTGCCGCCCCGAGGCCTCGGCAAGACGTCGTTCGAGCACCTGATCGGCTTCGCCCGCCAGCACGGCCTCACCCTGCTGGACGCCGCCCGACGCGCCCGGGAGGTCCCCGGCCTGAAGGAGAAGGCGATCCGGTCGTTCACCGACTTCGTCACCCTCTTCGACGAGCTGGCCGGCCTCCGCGACCACCCGGCCGAGGTGGTGATCCTCCAGACGATGGAGAAGACCGGCTATCGCCAGCATCTCAAGGACGAATCCCGGGGCGAGGGGGAAGACCGGCTGGCGAACCTGGAGGAACTGATCTCCGCCGCCCGGGAGTTCGACCTGGAGCACGCGGGGGCCACGATCCAGGACTTCCTGGCCGAGATCACCCTGGCCTCGCCGGTCGACCGCTGGGACCAGCAGACCGGCGCGGTGACCCTGATGACCCTGCATGCGGCCAAGGGCCTGGAATTCCCGGTCGTCTTCATCATCGGCCTGGAGGAAGGCATCCTGCCTCACAGCCGGGCCTTCGACAACCCCCACGAGCTGGAAGAGGAGCGCCGGCTGTTCTTCGTCGGGATCACCCGGGCGCGGAAGGAGCTGTACATCAGCCGATGCCGCATCCGGACCTTCCGGGGCCAGCAGCAGGCCACCGCGCAGTCCCAATTCCTGACGGAGCTGCCGGAAGACTACCTGACCTACGACGACCGCTCCGGGGTCTCGACCGGCGACTCGCGATGGAGCCGGTCGTCCTACGACTCCCGTTCCAGCTACGCCCCGCGCCGCCCCCAGACGCCCCCCGGACCCCCACCCCAGCCCCGAGTTCGGGTTCGGGCTCGACCCCGCCCGCGTTCCGACTCACCACCGCCGCCCAGCTCGGCGGCGGGGCCGCGCCGATCACCCCGCCCGGCGACCTCGACGCCTTCCGCCCCGGGGCGTCGGTCCTGCACCCCCAGTACGGGCTGGGACGGGTCGTGGCTATCGACGGGGCGGGCCCCAACCGCAAGGGGCGGATCGCCTTCACGCTGGGGGGGGAGAGAACGTTCGTGCTGGCCAAGTCGCCGTTGA
- the dapA gene encoding 4-hydroxy-tetrahydrodipicolinate synthase has product MATKGRIFAGCTVALATPFRDGEVDEPALRSWVEWQIEQGTPILSPVGTTGEAPTLSHGEHERVIAVVVETAAGRAKVVPGTGSNSTTEAIRLTKFAARAGADGALMVAPYYNRPSQEGLYRHFASVAEAVDLPIMLYNIPARTGRNVEPETVERLAAIETIVAIKEAAGSLDQVSDIIARTNLTVLSGDDSLTLPMLAVGAEGVVSVAANIVPRDVRGLIDDFNAGDAPAARERHARLFPLCRDLLGLAPNPVPLKAALALLGRGNGEIRLPLCPLDESETAKLTRALARYGLLEA; this is encoded by the coding sequence ATGGCGACCAAGGGACGAATCTTCGCCGGCTGTACGGTGGCCCTGGCGACCCCGTTTCGGGACGGCGAGGTCGACGAACCGGCCCTGCGATCCTGGGTGGAGTGGCAGATCGAGCAGGGGACGCCGATCCTCAGCCCGGTCGGCACCACGGGCGAGGCCCCGACGCTGTCTCACGGCGAGCACGAACGGGTGATCGCCGTGGTGGTGGAGACGGCCGCGGGCCGGGCGAAAGTCGTGCCCGGCACCGGTTCGAACTCGACGACCGAGGCGATCCGCCTGACCAAGTTCGCCGCCCGCGCCGGGGCCGACGGGGCGCTGATGGTCGCCCCCTATTACAACCGGCCGAGCCAGGAGGGGTTGTACCGGCACTTCGCGTCCGTCGCCGAGGCCGTGGACCTCCCGATCATGCTTTACAACATCCCGGCCCGGACCGGGCGGAACGTCGAGCCGGAGACCGTCGAACGCCTGGCCGCGATCGAGACGATCGTCGCGATCAAGGAAGCCGCGGGCTCCCTGGACCAGGTGAGCGACATCATCGCTCGCACGAACCTGACGGTCCTCTCGGGCGACGACAGCCTGACGCTGCCGATGCTGGCCGTCGGGGCCGAAGGGGTGGTCTCCGTGGCCGCGAACATCGTCCCCCGCGACGTCCGCGGGCTTATCGACGATTTCAACGCCGGGGACGCCCCGGCCGCCCGGGAACGCCACGCCCGGCTCTTCCCGCTCTGCCGCGACCTGCTGGGCCTCGCCCCCAACCCCGTCCCCCTGAAGGCCGCGCTGGCCCTCCTGGGGCGCGGCAACGGCGAGATCCGGCTGCCGCTCTGTCCGCTCGACGAGTCCGAGACCGCCAAGCTCACGCGCGCCCTCGCCCGATACGGCCTGCTCGAAGCCTGA
- a CDS encoding ArsR/SmtB family transcription factor, producing the protein MARKASSNGNGNGNTGNANGASAAKAEDLAPEVSDQSIRELAQVFKLLSDETRLRILFYLALSEDGELHVTELCNRLGQSQPAVSHHLALLRVSSLIESRREGKHNFYSVRTEHFGDLLLSLFAAAGETPKNKKYRFHDFVLNYTGA; encoded by the coding sequence ATGGCTCGCAAAGCGTCCTCGAACGGCAACGGCAACGGCAACACAGGCAATGCCAACGGCGCCTCCGCCGCGAAGGCGGAGGACCTGGCGCCGGAGGTCTCCGATCAGTCGATCCGCGAACTCGCCCAGGTCTTCAAGCTCCTGAGCGACGAGACCCGGCTGCGGATCCTCTTCTACCTGGCGCTGTCCGAGGACGGCGAGCTGCACGTGACCGAGCTTTGCAACCGCCTGGGCCAGAGCCAGCCGGCGGTGAGCCATCACCTGGCGCTGCTCCGGGTGTCGAGCCTGATCGAGTCGCGTCGCGAGGGGAAGCACAACTTCTACAGCGTGCGGACCGAGCATTTCGGCGACCTGCTGCTGAGCCTGTTCGCGGCCGCCGGCGAGACGCCGAAGAACAAGAAGTACCGCTTCCACGACTTCGTCCTGAACTACACCGGCGCCTGA
- a CDS encoding OmpH family outer membrane protein, which produces MGLSSRLIVAAGLGVVGAGLLVAPIQGQQDGAVRKTNGGASQFKEGTPPVIGTIDLDGVFKNYEKVKYANEEFQASLLAKRNELMKLQQEMAQEAEVLNRYAPGQEEFKKQENKLTELKAKIEAGREQAEREFQSKEAEAMASLYNEVTEVAKKIAKARKMTYVMKVTNQQPSGANPNSVMAAMSNPMIYFDSANDITQDVVYNLNAVYKAAGGPTAKAAPPAADAPGAAATTPPAAAAAPKAIAR; this is translated from the coding sequence ATGGGTCTCTCTTCTCGTTTGATCGTGGCGGCGGGCCTGGGCGTCGTGGGCGCGGGCCTCCTGGTCGCGCCGATCCAGGGCCAGCAGGACGGCGCGGTCCGCAAGACCAACGGCGGCGCGTCGCAGTTCAAGGAAGGGACCCCGCCGGTCATCGGCACGATCGACCTGGACGGCGTCTTCAAGAATTACGAGAAGGTCAAGTACGCCAACGAGGAGTTCCAGGCGTCCTTGCTCGCCAAGCGGAACGAGCTGATGAAGCTCCAGCAGGAGATGGCGCAGGAGGCCGAGGTCCTGAACCGGTACGCCCCCGGCCAGGAAGAGTTCAAGAAGCAAGAGAACAAGCTCACCGAGCTGAAGGCGAAGATCGAGGCCGGCCGTGAGCAGGCCGAGCGCGAGTTCCAGTCGAAGGAAGCCGAGGCGATGGCCAGCCTCTACAACGAGGTGACCGAGGTCGCCAAGAAGATCGCCAAGGCCCGCAAGATGACCTACGTCATGAAGGTGACGAACCAGCAGCCGAGCGGGGCGAACCCGAACTCGGTGATGGCCGCCATGTCCAACCCGATGATCTACTTCGACTCGGCCAACGACATCACCCAGGACGTGGTCTACAACCTGAACGCGGTGTACAAGGCCGCCGGCGGCCCGACCGCCAAGGCCGCCCCGCCCGCCGCCGACGCCCCGGGCGCCGCCGCGACGACGCCCCCGGCCGCCGCCGCCGCCCCCAAGGCGATCGCTCGCTGA
- the fabZ gene encoding 3-hydroxyacyl-ACP dehydratase FabZ — protein sequence MLIAKRPQRTLAREAVLSGVGFFHGADVNLRFLPAEPDSGIRFVRTDLPGRPGVAARIDQVVPTQRRTAVQDGAAKVEMIEHVMAAFAGMQVDNCTIEIDAPELPGLDGSSRGYVEMIDEAGVVEQARPRQALSLERSVVVREGDAVLAAHPNSAEGLTLSYHLDYGQASPIGNQSVLLAVAPDIFRREISPCRTFLLEQEAKALRAAGIGLRASEADVLLFGPDGVVGNALRFPDECARHKVLDMVGDLALLGMDLHAFVVAHRSGHHTNALLVRKLIQSIEKDREKDARPRTSPLPIRDDGTIDIQGILEILPHRYPMLLLDRVVELEPGRRVVGIKNVCANEPFFQGHWPGRPIMPGVLILEAMAQAAGVLIASTVCRLGRAAVIASVDGVKLRRQVIPGDQLRLEVEAVKIKSAYASVRSVARVGDAVAAEARIRFVLIDAPPTA from the coding sequence ATGCTCATCGCCAAGCGTCCCCAACGGACCCTCGCCCGCGAGGCCGTCCTGAGCGGCGTCGGCTTCTTTCACGGGGCCGACGTGAACCTGCGGTTCCTGCCGGCCGAACCCGACTCCGGGATCCGGTTCGTCCGCACCGATCTCCCCGGCCGCCCGGGGGTGGCCGCCCGGATCGACCAGGTCGTCCCGACCCAGCGGCGCACCGCCGTCCAGGACGGCGCCGCCAAGGTCGAGATGATCGAGCACGTCATGGCCGCCTTCGCGGGCATGCAGGTCGACAACTGCACGATCGAGATCGACGCCCCCGAACTCCCGGGCCTCGACGGATCGAGCCGAGGCTACGTCGAGATGATCGACGAGGCCGGCGTCGTCGAGCAGGCCCGCCCCCGGCAGGCCCTGTCGCTGGAGCGGTCGGTCGTCGTCCGCGAGGGGGACGCCGTCCTCGCGGCGCATCCCAACTCGGCCGAGGGCTTGACGCTCTCGTATCACCTCGACTACGGCCAGGCGTCCCCGATCGGCAACCAGAGCGTCCTGCTGGCGGTGGCCCCCGACATCTTCCGCCGGGAAATCTCCCCCTGCCGCACCTTCCTCCTGGAGCAGGAGGCCAAGGCGCTTCGAGCGGCCGGAATCGGGCTCCGAGCCAGTGAGGCCGACGTCCTGCTGTTCGGCCCCGACGGGGTCGTCGGGAACGCCCTGCGGTTCCCCGACGAGTGCGCGCGGCACAAGGTCCTCGACATGGTGGGCGACCTCGCCCTCCTGGGTATGGACCTGCACGCCTTCGTCGTCGCCCACCGCTCCGGGCACCACACCAACGCCCTGCTCGTCCGCAAGCTGATCCAGTCGATCGAGAAGGATCGCGAGAAGGACGCCCGGCCCCGGACCAGTCCCCTCCCCATCCGCGACGACGGCACGATCGACATCCAGGGCATCCTGGAGATCCTCCCGCACCGTTACCCGATGCTCCTGCTGGACCGCGTCGTCGAGCTGGAGCCCGGCCGCCGGGTGGTGGGGATCAAGAATGTCTGCGCCAACGAGCCCTTCTTTCAAGGTCACTGGCCCGGCCGGCCGATCATGCCGGGTGTGCTCATCCTCGAAGCGATGGCCCAGGCCGCCGGCGTCTTGATCGCCTCGACCGTGTGCCGACTGGGGAGGGCCGCGGTGATCGCCTCGGTCGACGGCGTGAAGCTGCGACGCCAGGTGATCCCCGGCGATCAGCTCCGTCTGGAGGTGGAAGCGGTGAAGATCAAGTCGGCCTACGCCAGCGTCCGAAGCGTCGCCCGGGTCGGCGACGCCGTGGCCGCCGAGGCGAGGATCCGTTTCGTGTTGATCGACGCCCCCCCGACCGCCTGA
- the lpxA gene encoding acyl-ACP--UDP-N-acetylglucosamine O-acyltransferase: MATMIADTACIDPRAEIADGVEIGPYCVIGPDARIGEGTRLIAHVCILGHTTVGDHNVVHPNTVLGGDPQDFTYKGEPTRLEIGDHNTFREGVTIHRGSCKEEGVTRIGSHNYFMANVHVGHDCILGDRILIANNTMLAGHIHMQSHATVSAGCGLHQFVTVGQYSYIGALTRAYHDVPPYMLVEGNPSKVRCINIVGLKRHGISPEAVTALHEAHRLIYRARMIAKQAHEVLEAHGQVCAEVRGLLDFIEAQQQGRHGRGRDRARLSASA, from the coding sequence ATGGCCACCATGATCGCTGACACCGCGTGCATCGACCCCCGCGCCGAGATCGCGGACGGGGTGGAGATCGGCCCGTACTGCGTGATCGGCCCCGACGCCCGGATCGGTGAAGGCACCCGGCTGATCGCGCACGTCTGCATCCTGGGGCACACGACGGTCGGCGACCACAACGTCGTCCACCCCAACACCGTGCTCGGCGGCGACCCCCAGGACTTCACCTACAAGGGCGAGCCCACCCGGCTGGAGATCGGCGACCACAACACCTTCCGCGAAGGGGTCACCATCCACCGCGGGAGCTGCAAGGAAGAGGGCGTCACCCGGATCGGCTCGCACAACTACTTCATGGCCAACGTCCACGTCGGCCACGACTGCATCCTCGGCGACCGGATCCTGATCGCCAACAACACGATGCTCGCCGGCCACATCCACATGCAGTCGCACGCCACGGTCTCCGCCGGCTGCGGGCTGCACCAGTTCGTCACGGTCGGCCAGTACAGCTACATCGGCGCCCTGACCCGGGCCTACCACGACGTGCCCCCCTACATGCTCGTCGAGGGGAACCCGTCGAAGGTCCGCTGCATCAACATCGTCGGCCTGAAGCGGCACGGGATCTCCCCCGAGGCCGTCACGGCCCTGCACGAGGCCCATCGCCTGATCTACCGCGCCCGGATGATCGCCAAGCAGGCCCATGAGGTCCTCGAAGCCCACGGCCAGGTCTGCGCCGAGGTCCGCGGCCTCCTCGACTTCATCGAGGCCCAGCAGCAGGGCCGACACGGCCGGGGCCGCGATCGCGCCCGGCTCTCCGCCTCGGCCTGA
- a CDS encoding Gfo/Idh/MocA family protein, whose product MKPLRVAVVGVGHLGRHHARILGSLPGVELVAVADSRPEQAQAVAESLGTRAVLDYRELIGRVDAVSVAVPTVLHREVAGAFLENGVPAMVEKPLAGTIAEAEELVAIARSTGAALQVGHIERFNPAFSTLQGSPIRPRFLSAERLAMYTFRSTDVGVVFDLMIHDIDLVLSLVDSPVRSVSAVGVGLFGDHEDVADARIEFANGTVANLSASRASYATSRKMRIWGAEGYASLDFAAKQATVVRPSDEFLAGGVDLEGVDLAQPAAIKEHLFGKVLRVDRIEPPGCDQLTLELQDFVDSVRNGTRPRVTGEDALAAVRLADQIVRAIDAHRWEGDAQAPPPPAHAAEAGSALRGPHAWSRSRLERLSRTTS is encoded by the coding sequence ATGAAACCGCTGCGAGTCGCCGTCGTCGGCGTCGGCCACCTGGGCCGACATCACGCCCGGATCCTGGGCTCTCTCCCCGGGGTCGAACTGGTCGCCGTCGCGGACTCGCGGCCTGAACAGGCCCAGGCCGTCGCCGAAAGCCTCGGCACCCGCGCCGTGCTCGACTACCGCGAGCTGATCGGCCGGGTCGACGCCGTGTCCGTGGCCGTGCCGACGGTCCTCCACCGCGAGGTCGCCGGCGCGTTCCTGGAGAACGGCGTTCCGGCGATGGTGGAGAAGCCCCTCGCCGGCACGATCGCCGAGGCCGAGGAGCTGGTGGCGATCGCCCGATCGACCGGCGCGGCGCTCCAGGTCGGACACATCGAACGCTTCAACCCGGCGTTCTCGACCCTCCAGGGCTCGCCGATCCGGCCCCGGTTCCTCAGCGCCGAGCGGCTGGCGATGTACACCTTCCGATCGACCGACGTGGGGGTCGTCTTCGATCTGATGATCCATGACATCGACCTGGTGCTGAGCCTGGTCGATTCGCCCGTGCGGTCGGTCTCGGCCGTGGGGGTCGGCCTGTTCGGCGATCACGAGGACGTGGCCGACGCCCGGATCGAGTTCGCCAACGGGACCGTCGCCAACCTCTCCGCCAGCCGCGCCAGCTACGCGACCTCGCGCAAGATGCGGATCTGGGGGGCCGAGGGCTACGCCTCGCTCGACTTCGCCGCCAAGCAGGCGACCGTCGTCCGGCCGTCGGACGAGTTCCTCGCCGGCGGAGTCGACCTGGAAGGGGTCGACCTCGCACAACCGGCCGCCATCAAGGAACACCTCTTCGGGAAGGTGCTCCGGGTCGACCGGATCGAGCCGCCGGGCTGCGATCAGCTCACCCTGGAACTCCAGGACTTCGTCGACTCGGTGCGGAACGGGACCCGCCCCCGCGTGACCGGCGAGGACGCGCTGGCCGCCGTGAGGCTGGCGGACCAGATCGTCCGCGCCATCGACGCCCATCGCTGGGAAGGGGACGCGCAGGCCCCCCCGCCGCCGGCCCACGCCGCCGAGGCCGGCTCTGCTCTCCGCGGGCCCCACGCCTGGAGCCGCAGCCGGCTGGAGCGGCTTTCTCGGACCACGAGCTGA